Proteins from a genomic interval of Methanobacteriaceae archaeon:
- a CDS encoding 4Fe-4S double cluster binding domain-containing protein, with product MNLYGKIKEIAENDGVEFVGVADLSPARHFIKEYARDLLDEYPKSITLGIRLLDDVVDQLSTEMDRPEAVNYLHAYEVTNQRLDIVSYKISNFLQKEGFRVLPIPASKRCDDERIAAVFSHKLAAHLAGIGWIGKSCLLINPEAGPRVRWITVLTNAPLEVTGSPMEDSCGECNKCVEVCPAKAFTGRTFHADEPREVRYDARKCEEYFKDLEKAGDMPVCGLCIHVCPHGQK from the coding sequence ATGAACCTCTACGGCAAAATAAAAGAAATTGCAGAAAATGATGGTGTGGAATTTGTAGGAGTGGCCGATTTATCTCCAGCCAGACATTTTATTAAGGAATATGCTCGGGATTTACTGGATGAATATCCCAAATCCATTACTTTAGGAATAAGACTATTAGATGATGTAGTAGATCAATTATCCACTGAAATGGATAGGCCTGAAGCAGTGAATTACCTACACGCATATGAAGTAACCAACCAGCGCTTGGATATTGTTTCCTATAAAATAAGTAATTTCTTACAAAAAGAGGGTTTTAGAGTTCTGCCTATACCTGCTTCCAAGCGCTGCGATGACGAGCGTATAGCCGCCGTTTTTTCTCATAAATTAGCCGCCCATCTGGCTGGTATCGGTTGGATTGGAAAAAGTTGTTTACTTATTAATCCTGAGGCCGGGCCCAGGGTACGTTGGATTACTGTACTGACCAATGCCCCACTAGAAGTTACGGGTAGCCCTATGGAAGATTCCTGCGGAGAGTGTAACAAATGTGTAGAAGTATGTCCGGCCAAAGCATTTACTGGAAGAACTTTTCATGCTGATGAACCACGCGAAGTACGATACGATGCTCGAAAGTGTGAGGAATACTTTAAAGACTTAGAAAAAGCTGGTGACATGCCTGTCTGTGGATTATGCATCCATGTATGTCCCCACGGGCAAAAATAG
- a CDS encoding nitroreductase family protein gives MEVFEAISKRKSIRKYQNKEIEDEKLDKILESARIAPSAANRQEWKFIVVKNQETRDKLVEAANGQKFVGQAPVTIVAFSTESERVMPCGQYAYTVDLSIAVSFMILEATELGLGTCWLGAYSEDAVKEILDIPEEIRTVAMFTLGYADNGSVNTPRKSIDEIVCYEKYE, from the coding sequence ATGGAAGTTTTTGAAGCTATATCTAAAAGAAAAAGTATTAGAAAATACCAGAACAAGGAAATAGAAGATGAAAAACTCGATAAAATTTTAGAATCTGCCAGAATCGCACCTTCTGCAGCAAATAGGCAGGAATGGAAATTTATCGTGGTTAAAAATCAGGAGACTCGTGATAAACTGGTGGAAGCTGCTAATGGCCAAAAATTTGTAGGTCAAGCTCCAGTAACAATTGTGGCATTTTCCACGGAATCAGAAAGAGTTATGCCTTGTGGCCAATACGCTTATACTGTGGACTTGTCAATTGCAGTATCTTTCATGATTTTAGAGGCCACTGAACTAGGTCTGGGTACTTGCTGGCTAGGGGCCTATAGTGAAGATGCAGTTAAGGAAATTTTAGATATTCCCGAAGAAATAAGGACTGTGGCTATGTTTACTTTAGGATATGCAGATAATGGATCAGTAAATACTCCAAGAAAGTCCATCGATGAGATTGTTTGCTATGAAAAGTATGAATAA
- a CDS encoding winged helix-turn-helix transcriptional regulator, with product MTNGEKNKVKNGNSAEKEHMCSVEAAINEIGGKWKPLVLYSLKDGKQRFSEINNKLPAITQRMLTKTLRELESDEIIHRKVYAEVPPRVEYRLTAKGDSVMPILDSLCQWGKDYCEYEDDIED from the coding sequence ATGACAAATGGAGAAAAAAATAAAGTTAAAAATGGAAATAGTGCTGAAAAAGAACACATGTGCTCAGTAGAAGCTGCTATTAATGAAATAGGCGGAAAATGGAAACCATTAGTTTTATATTCTCTAAAAGATGGAAAACAAAGATTCAGTGAAATCAACAATAAATTGCCAGCCATAACTCAAAGAATGCTCACTAAAACCCTGCGAGAGCTGGAAAGTGATGAAATAATACATCGGAAAGTTTATGCAGAAGTTCCTCCACGCGTAGAATATCGTTTAACTGCTAAGGGAGATTCCGTGATGCCTATATTAGATTCTTTGTGTCAATGGGGAAAGGATTACTGTGAATATGAGGATGATATAGAGGATTAA
- the larB gene encoding nickel pincer cofactor biosynthesis protein LarB: MMQILERLSKGEISPEDAEKLIKDNQIMEVGDFAKLDMCRESRTGFPEAIFASGKKDHEIVKIILSCANLAHMMVTRLEKDRYDNICFELEPLIKKGLKLDYNERARILVIKDEKKTIKQIGKVGIITAGTSDIPVAEEARVVAQEAGCETIASYDVGVAGIHRLFSHLDHMVHEEVQVIIVAAGMEGALPSVVAGMVDVPVIGLPTSVGYGVGEGGFTALYSMLQSCAPGIAVVNIDNGFGAGVFAVTLIKQINKSKQWDD; the protein is encoded by the coding sequence ATGATGCAAATTCTTGAAAGACTTTCCAAGGGAGAAATATCCCCTGAAGATGCTGAAAAACTTATTAAAGATAATCAGATAATGGAAGTGGGAGATTTTGCCAAGCTGGATATGTGTAGGGAGTCACGCACGGGCTTTCCAGAGGCCATTTTTGCATCAGGAAAGAAAGACCACGAAATCGTAAAAATTATTTTAAGCTGCGCAAATCTGGCCCATATGATGGTCACCCGTCTTGAAAAAGATAGATATGATAATATATGTTTTGAATTGGAACCTTTGATTAAAAAAGGTCTTAAATTGGACTATAATGAACGTGCACGTATTTTAGTTATTAAAGATGAAAAAAAGACCATTAAGCAAATCGGAAAAGTTGGAATAATCACAGCAGGAACTTCAGATATTCCTGTAGCAGAAGAAGCTCGGGTAGTGGCCCAGGAAGCTGGTTGTGAAACAATTGCTTCCTATGATGTGGGTGTGGCTGGAATTCACCGTTTATTTTCTCATCTGGATCATATGGTGCATGAAGAGGTTCAGGTGATTATTGTGGCTGCTGGAATGGAAGGGGCCCTTCCTTCAGTAGTGGCCGGCATGGTTGATGTTCCCGTTATTGGCCTGCCTACTTCAGTGGGTTATGGTGTGGGAGAAGGTGGATTCACGGCCCTTTACTCGATGCTACAGTCCTGCGCACCGGGAATTGCGGTAGTGAATATTGATAATGGATTTGGGGCAGGAGTATTTGCAGTTACTCTAATAAAGCAAATAAATAAGTCAAAACAATGGGATGATTAG
- the hypF gene encoding carbamoyltransferase HypF translates to MDKARILVQGIVQGVGFRPTVYRLARRLHLTGYVRNLGNIVEIVLEGDKNKIKQFSKDIQSKKPPISKISSLKLEWIENKEEYSDFTILESSSDFSGSAVIPPDVATCDACLKEINTHSERRYTYPFTACTDCGPRFTVIDSIPYDRERTSMDEFPLCPSCEKEYKNPEDRRYHAEATCCPECGPEVFLYSCCRFDVDTPLKEAAKLLDEGNILAMKGLGGTHLVCKVTEEDPVLKLRERLGRFNQPFACMSPDLDTIKKFATISPQEENVITSRRRPIVVLKKSENYFFAPSVAPELHNIGIMLPYSGLQHILFQHTDEAAYIMTSANMPGEPMLTRNTDIVKKLNGIADYFLLHDRKIINRCDDSVVRFRGEDMAFIRRSRGYVPEPYDLSHISKDINVLALGPEIDVTFSLLKEGKCYLSQHIGDTSKFATYEYLQEAINHMMSITSTDSIDVVACDLHPQFFTTKLAHELAEKYSCPVLPVQHHHAHGAALAVDNKVEEMICIAADGVGYGKDGTAWGGEILHINGAEYERMSSLMPQKMAGGDLCTKYPARMLVSMLQEYYEASSLRELLINNYLAYFPHAQTEIDLVLQQLERDVNVGFSTSTGRVLDAVAAALNICGERTYEGECAMKLESVAYKSTKNLDMSLEIKKHEDRDVLDTSLILKEVMENIQRGESVPDVAQAAQRTLAEGMAALAIKSADKKDLDIIGGTGGVFYNEAISLAIKDYVENQEYRFVQHKNSCAGDGSVSLGQAAIAAIKYK, encoded by the coding sequence TTGGATAAAGCCCGAATACTGGTTCAGGGGATTGTACAAGGCGTGGGTTTCAGGCCCACTGTTTATCGATTAGCCCGAAGACTTCACCTTACTGGTTATGTGAGAAATCTGGGAAATATAGTGGAAATTGTCTTAGAAGGAGATAAAAATAAAATAAAACAATTTTCAAAGGATATTCAAAGCAAAAAACCCCCAATTTCTAAAATATCCTCATTAAAACTGGAATGGATTGAAAATAAAGAAGAATATTCTGATTTTACCATTCTAGAAAGTTCATCAGATTTTTCAGGCTCTGCCGTAATTCCACCAGATGTGGCCACTTGTGACGCCTGTTTAAAAGAAATAAACACCCATAGCGAGCGAAGATATACCTATCCATTTACCGCCTGCACCGATTGTGGGCCTCGTTTTACGGTAATTGATTCCATCCCCTATGATAGAGAAAGAACTAGTATGGACGAATTTCCACTCTGTCCTTCATGCGAAAAAGAATATAAAAATCCTGAAGACCGCCGATATCATGCCGAGGCCACCTGTTGTCCAGAATGTGGGCCAGAAGTCTTTTTATATAGTTGTTGCCGTTTTGATGTCGATACTCCCCTTAAAGAGGCTGCCAAGCTTCTAGATGAAGGAAATATCCTGGCCATGAAGGGACTTGGTGGAACCCACCTGGTATGTAAGGTTACTGAAGAAGATCCTGTTTTGAAGTTGCGTGAAAGACTGGGAAGATTTAATCAACCATTTGCTTGTATGTCTCCTGATCTGGACACCATTAAAAAATTTGCTACCATTTCCCCTCAAGAAGAAAATGTCATTACATCACGTCGCAGACCCATAGTAGTTTTAAAAAAGAGTGAAAATTATTTTTTTGCCCCATCTGTGGCCCCTGAATTACACAATATAGGAATTATGTTGCCCTATTCGGGATTGCAGCATATTTTATTCCAGCACACTGACGAAGCAGCATATATCATGACTTCAGCTAATATGCCTGGAGAACCTATGCTAACCAGAAACACAGATATTGTGAAGAAGTTGAATGGAATTGCTGATTATTTCTTACTTCACGACCGAAAAATTATTAATCGTTGCGATGATTCAGTAGTTCGCTTTAGAGGAGAAGATATGGCCTTTATTCGCCGCTCTCGAGGATATGTTCCCGAGCCTTATGATTTATCGCACATTTCAAAGGATATTAATGTACTGGCCTTGGGCCCAGAGATTGATGTAACATTTTCTCTTCTCAAAGAAGGCAAATGCTACCTATCTCAACATATAGGAGATACCAGTAAATTTGCTACCTATGAATACTTGCAAGAAGCCATAAACCACATGATGAGCATTACCAGTACTGATTCTATTGATGTAGTGGCCTGTGACCTCCATCCACAATTTTTCACTACTAAATTGGCCCATGAGCTGGCTGAAAAGTATTCTTGCCCAGTTTTACCCGTTCAACATCATCATGCCCATGGTGCAGCCCTTGCTGTGGATAATAAAGTGGAAGAAATGATCTGTATTGCTGCCGATGGTGTAGGTTATGGAAAAGATGGAACCGCTTGGGGAGGAGAAATATTACACATAAATGGTGCAGAATATGAAAGAATGTCAAGTTTAATGCCACAAAAAATGGCGGGTGGAGATTTATGCACCAAATATCCTGCAAGAATGCTGGTTTCCATGTTGCAGGAATATTATGAAGCATCCTCACTTCGAGAATTATTAATTAATAATTATCTGGCCTATTTCCCTCATGCCCAGACCGAAATAGATCTGGTACTACAGCAGTTAGAACGTGATGTCAATGTAGGCTTTAGTACCAGTACCGGGCGTGTATTGGATGCTGTGGCTGCAGCATTAAATATCTGCGGTGAACGCACCTATGAAGGCGAATGTGCTATGAAATTGGAATCTGTAGCATATAAAAGTACTAAAAATCTGGATATGTCCCTTGAAATTAAAAAACATGAGGATAGAGATGTTTTAGATACATCCTTGATTTTAAAAGAAGTTATGGAAAATATTCAAAGGGGGGAATCTGTTCCAGATGTTGCACAGGCCGCTCAAAGAACTCTAGCTGAAGGTATGGCTGCTTTGGCCATTAAATCTGCAGATAAAAAAGATTTGGACATTATTGGTGGAACAGGAGGAGTTTTCTACAATGAAGCCATAAGTTTGGCCATTAAAGATTACGTAGAAAATCAGGAATATCGTTTTGTACAACACAAAAACTCCTGTGCCGGTGATGGTTCTGTATCACTGGGCCAGGCGGCCATTGCTGCCATTAAATATAAATAA
- a CDS encoding ArsR family transcriptional regulator codes for MTQNSFDNTDIEAILDVMGCRTRREIINLLREEPRFVSQISKELEIGQKAIIEHLRAMEELGLLRSSFKKIERGRPRKYYDMPQDITVNIIINQNTFQVDITEEALGRKQLPSGDEWSKLLNIEQRIISGQWEAIDELKSLIRLYGTLKERAEQFLEDIEISTKE; via the coding sequence ATGACTCAAAATTCATTTGATAATACGGACATAGAGGCCATACTGGATGTTATGGGATGCCGTACCCGACGTGAAATCATTAATCTTCTTAGAGAAGAACCTAGATTCGTGAGTCAAATTTCTAAAGAACTTGAAATTGGTCAAAAAGCTATAATTGAGCATTTAAGGGCAATGGAAGAGTTAGGATTACTGAGATCTTCATTTAAAAAAATTGAGCGGGGACGGCCCAGAAAATACTATGACATGCCCCAGGACATCACAGTAAATATCATTATTAATCAAAATACATTCCAAGTAGATATCACAGAAGAAGCATTAGGTAGAAAGCAACTTCCCTCAGGGGATGAATGGTCCAAACTGCTTAATATAGAACAGAGAATAATAAGTGGTCAATGGGAGGCCATAGACGAATTAAAATCACTCATAAGATTGTATGGTACTCTTAAAGAGAGAGCAGAACAATTTCTGGAAGATATTGAAATATCAACCAAGGAATAG
- the grpE gene encoding nucleotide exchange factor GrpE, with protein sequence MCGDDEFKKLEEELKKKKSLLDEKETSLQEALDKLEEMEETLSEKEKGLEEKDEKIAEYVSHMQRLQADFENYKKHTEKQQSQTIDYANEGLILKILDVYQDFERALNTCETAEELREGLEIIYSKLKNTLEKEGLVEISAQGEKFDPFQHEALMAENNEDYESGMVIEELAKGYTLKDKVIKYSMVKVCKK encoded by the coding sequence ATGTGTGGAGACGATGAATTTAAAAAGCTCGAAGAAGAGCTAAAGAAAAAAAAGTCCCTGCTTGATGAGAAAGAAACGTCACTTCAGGAAGCTCTTGATAAACTGGAAGAAATGGAAGAAACACTCTCAGAAAAAGAAAAAGGCTTGGAAGAAAAAGACGAAAAGATAGCAGAATATGTATCTCACATGCAGCGCCTGCAGGCTGATTTTGAAAATTACAAAAAACACACTGAAAAGCAGCAATCCCAGACCATTGATTATGCCAATGAAGGGCTGATCTTGAAGATACTGGACGTTTACCAGGATTTTGAGCGCGCCTTAAATACGTGTGAAACCGCAGAAGAACTGAGAGAAGGCCTGGAAATAATTTACAGTAAACTTAAAAACACCCTGGAAAAGGAAGGCCTGGTGGAAATTTCAGCCCAGGGAGAAAAATTCGATCCATTCCAGCATGAAGCCCTTATGGCTGAAAATAATGAAGATTATGAAAGTGGAATGGTTATTGAAGAGCTAGCCAAAGGATACACCTTAAAAGATAAGGTAATTAAATATTCCATGGTAAAAGTCTGTAAAAAATGA
- the dnaK gene encoding molecular chaperone DnaK — protein sequence MAKKEKIIGIDLGTSNSAAAVLVGGKPTVIPSAEGASQYGKAFPSYVAFTEDGQRLVGEPARRQAVTNPENTISAIKRSMGTSTKVNVRGKQYTPQEISAFILQKIKKDAESFLGEEVKKAVITVPAYFDDNQRTATKDAGTIAGLDVVRLVNEPTSASLAYGVDKEQEEELEIMVFDFGGGTLDVTIMEFGGGVFEVKSTSGDTKLGGTDMDNTIMNYLASEFKKETGIDLMLDDQAVQRLREAGEKAKIELSTTLNTEINLPFITVASDGPKNLIHTLTRAKLEELVDPIIKKCSGPMQQAISDAKMSKNDVDKIILVGGPTRMPVVQKFVEDFIGKTIERGIDPMECVAMGAAIQGGVLAGEIKDLVLLDVTPLSLGIETLGGVSTKLIERNTTIPAKKSQVFSTAADSQTSVDIHVLQGERPMAADNATLGRFQLVGIPPAPRGMPQIEVSFDIDANGIMNVSAKDMGTGKEQAITITAPNKLSDDEIDQKVRDAETHAEEDKKKQEEIEVRNNADSMIYTSEKTLEELGDKVPGDKKENVEKLVGELRELVTGDDVSAIKEKTEELTKIVQEIGAAIYQQAQQEQAQQQQGQDQAGSEQGNSGNAADDDTIDADYEVKK from the coding sequence ATGGCAAAAAAAGAAAAAATTATAGGAATTGATTTAGGAACAAGTAACTCTGCAGCAGCAGTACTGGTTGGAGGAAAACCAACAGTCATACCAAGTGCTGAAGGTGCTTCCCAGTATGGTAAAGCTTTCCCAAGTTATGTGGCCTTCACAGAAGACGGTCAAAGATTGGTAGGGGAACCTGCCAGGAGACAGGCTGTTACCAACCCTGAAAATACTATCAGTGCTATTAAAAGAAGTATGGGAACCAGTACCAAGGTAAATGTTCGCGGAAAACAATATACTCCTCAAGAAATATCTGCTTTCATCTTACAAAAAATTAAAAAAGACGCCGAATCCTTCCTGGGAGAAGAAGTTAAAAAAGCAGTAATTACTGTTCCTGCTTACTTTGACGACAACCAAAGGACTGCTACTAAGGATGCGGGAACTATTGCTGGTTTGGATGTAGTTCGTCTGGTAAATGAACCTACTTCAGCCAGTTTAGCCTATGGTGTGGACAAAGAACAGGAAGAAGAATTAGAAATCATGGTTTTTGATTTTGGTGGTGGAACCTTAGATGTGACCATTATGGAATTTGGTGGAGGAGTATTTGAAGTAAAATCCACCAGTGGGGACACCAAATTAGGTGGAACCGATATGGATAACACCATAATGAATTATCTGGCCAGTGAATTCAAGAAAGAAACTGGAATCGACCTGATGCTTGATGATCAAGCAGTGCAAAGATTAAGAGAAGCTGGTGAAAAGGCCAAAATCGAACTTTCAACCACTTTAAACACTGAAATTAACTTACCATTCATTACTGTGGCTTCAGATGGGCCTAAAAACCTGATTCACACCTTAACCAGAGCCAAATTAGAAGAACTGGTTGATCCAATTATCAAAAAGTGTTCAGGACCAATGCAACAAGCCATTTCTGATGCTAAAATGAGTAAAAACGATGTGGACAAGATTATTCTGGTAGGAGGACCAACCAGGATGCCTGTTGTTCAAAAATTCGTGGAAGACTTCATTGGAAAAACCATTGAAAGAGGAATCGACCCTATGGAATGTGTGGCTATGGGAGCCGCTATCCAGGGTGGAGTACTTGCTGGAGAAATCAAAGATCTGGTTCTTCTGGATGTAACACCATTATCATTAGGAATTGAAACCTTAGGTGGAGTATCAACCAAGTTAATTGAAAGAAACACCACTATTCCTGCTAAAAAGAGTCAAGTATTCTCTACCGCAGCAGATTCTCAAACTTCTGTGGATATACATGTCCTGCAGGGAGAAAGGCCAATGGCTGCAGATAATGCAACACTCGGAAGATTCCAGTTAGTAGGAATCCCACCAGCACCAAGAGGGATGCCTCAAATCGAAGTTTCATTTGATATAGATGCCAATGGTATTATGAATGTTTCTGCTAAGGACATGGGAACTGGTAAAGAACAAGCCATAACCATTACTGCTCCTAACAAGCTTTCTGATGATGAAATCGATCAAAAAGTTAGAGACGCTGAAACGCACGCTGAAGAGGATAAAAAGAAACAGGAAGAAATTGAAGTTCGCAACAATGCAGACTCCATGATCTACACCTCTGAAAAAACCTTAGAAGAACTGGGAGACAAAGTTCCTGGTGATAAAAAGGAAAATGTGGAAAAATTAGTGGGAGAACTTCGAGAACTGGTTACTGGTGACGACGTTTCTGCAATTAAAGAAAAAACTGAAGAGTTAACCAAAATAGTTCAGGAAATTGGTGCGGCCATCTATCAGCAAGCCCAACAAGAACAGGCCCAGCAACAACAAGGTCAAGACCAAGCTGGATCAGAACAAGGAAATTCAGGTAATGCTGCTGACGATGACACCATCGATGCTGACTACGAAGTTAAAAAATAG
- the dnaJ gene encoding molecular chaperone DnaJ: MAEKRDYYEVLGVEKGADKKDIKKAYRKLAMKYHPDVSEDPEASDKFKELSEAYGVLSDEEKRGTYDQYGHAGMNGFSQEDIFNNINFEDIFRGFGGFDVNNIFDMFGFGGGNRRHGPQKGADVYYDLEITLEDAFNGLETDIQVPHTKTCPVCEGSRAEPGTSTTTCQTCGGSGQIRQVNNTFLGQMVNIRPCHECHGEGTIVEHPCSNCHGRGIVKQSSSIHIKVPPGVETGSRLRVSGEGEVGAHNGPAGDLYVMMHVKNHKIFQRDGANIYHEKPISFVQASLGDSVEVPTLEKPIELKIPAGTQSETTFRLKGQGMPHLRWNGKGNLYVKVKVVTPRKLSTKQKELLQQFADISGEEIHNADKGFFDKVKDAINH, from the coding sequence ATGGCAGAAAAGCGTGACTATTATGAGGTTCTAGGCGTAGAGAAAGGAGCCGATAAAAAAGATATTAAAAAGGCCTACCGAAAACTGGCCATGAAGTACCACCCCGATGTAAGTGAAGATCCAGAAGCATCAGATAAATTTAAAGAACTCAGTGAAGCATACGGTGTACTTTCTGATGAGGAAAAAAGAGGCACTTATGACCAGTACGGACATGCTGGAATGAATGGATTCTCCCAAGAAGACATATTCAACAATATAAACTTCGAAGACATATTCCGTGGATTTGGGGGTTTCGATGTGAACAACATATTTGATATGTTTGGTTTTGGAGGAGGAAATAGAAGACATGGACCTCAAAAAGGAGCCGATGTTTACTACGACCTGGAAATAACATTAGAAGATGCTTTTAATGGATTAGAAACTGATATTCAAGTACCTCATACCAAAACCTGTCCCGTATGTGAAGGAAGTCGGGCAGAGCCCGGCACCAGTACTACCACTTGCCAGACTTGTGGAGGAAGTGGGCAGATTCGACAGGTAAATAATACTTTCCTGGGCCAGATGGTCAACATCCGACCATGTCATGAATGTCATGGAGAAGGAACTATTGTAGAACACCCATGTAGCAATTGTCATGGACGGGGAATTGTTAAACAAAGCAGCAGCATCCACATTAAAGTCCCTCCAGGTGTGGAAACTGGTTCTCGTCTAAGAGTTAGTGGAGAAGGAGAAGTAGGTGCTCATAACGGCCCTGCCGGTGATTTATATGTAATGATGCATGTAAAAAATCACAAAATATTCCAAAGAGACGGAGCCAATATTTACCATGAAAAACCTATTAGTTTTGTTCAAGCATCTTTAGGAGATTCTGTTGAAGTCCCTACACTTGAAAAACCAATTGAACTTAAAATACCTGCCGGGACTCAAAGTGAAACAACTTTCCGTCTTAAAGGTCAAGGCATGCCCCATCTAAGATGGAATGGAAAAGGAAACCTCTATGTTAAAGTTAAAGTGGTTACTCCTCGTAAGTTAAGCACAAAACAAAAAGAGCTCTTACAGCAGTTCGCTGACATAAGTGGAGAAGAAATTCATAATGCAGATAAGGGTTTTTTTGATAAGGTAAAAGATGCTATCAATCACTAG
- a CDS encoding ATP-binding cassette domain-containing protein → MDRSVLEFKDVHKEYDDAEMKLIALSEVNFKVQKNSLNMITGPAGSGKTTLFHLIILMDLPTTGDIFLNNEAVLDLSLSKRSVLRREKIGTMLRWGNLMPYLTALENIMLPMINKNDQKAIQVMELLEFSEKKDMLPNGLTHFDKQKTALARALVNEPSLIVADEPFGDLNNEKTIKLMELFHKIKNETSIIILSDDNDSNFDKYLDSSFILENGKLIKINKKINGIH, encoded by the coding sequence ATGGATAGGTCAGTTTTAGAATTTAAGGATGTTCATAAAGAATATGATGATGCTGAAATGAAGTTAATAGCACTCAGTGAAGTTAATTTCAAAGTCCAAAAAAATTCTTTGAATATGATTACTGGACCGGCAGGGTCTGGAAAAACAACTTTATTTCATTTAATAATTTTAATGGATCTACCTACTACTGGAGATATTTTTTTAAATAATGAAGCTGTTTTGGATTTATCTTTATCAAAAAGGAGTGTTTTGAGAAGGGAAAAAATAGGAACTATGCTCCGATGGGGAAACTTAATGCCTTATCTAACTGCTTTAGAAAATATAATGCTCCCTATGATTAATAAAAATGACCAAAAGGCCATTCAAGTCATGGAACTGCTAGAATTTAGCGAAAAAAAGGATATGTTGCCTAATGGTCTCACTCACTTTGATAAACAGAAAACTGCTCTGGCCAGGGCGTTGGTAAATGAACCTAGTTTAATAGTAGCAGATGAGCCTTTTGGAGATCTAAATAATGAAAAAACCATTAAATTAATGGAATTATTCCATAAAATAAAGAATGAAACATCTATTATAATTCTATCTGATGATAATGACTCTAATTTTGATAAATATTTAGACTCTTCATTTATCTTAGAAAATGGAAAATTAATAAAAATTAATAAAAAAATTAATGGAATTCATTGA
- a CDS encoding FtsX-like permease family protein — protein sequence MGIYRLSYKNLRRNKWRNFSTIIRIAFGVIILLLLLSSGIGMKTFLKEEQPIDNNLISNQTTNKTSNLNLTSEELLNNVTNFFNTTVGLNFNNSQATGFISQVLTNLIYLVDILASLVFLVGIFGITYAMDMNLVERRREIALLKLMGFTTFQVAATHLLEAALLGLLGAVVGTILGSLVIFAATNFVKIISISVILPWWLPILVIILTVILSALIALFSVWFHTKNDPNEVLRHG from the coding sequence ATGGGAATCTATAGACTTTCTTATAAAAATTTACGCCGGAATAAATGGAGAAATTTTTCTACCATTATTCGAATTGCATTTGGTGTTATAATTCTACTTTTACTTTTAAGTTCTGGAATTGGAATGAAGACTTTTTTAAAGGAAGAACAACCAATCGATAATAATTTAATTTCCAATCAAACTACTAATAAGACATCAAATCTGAACTTAACTAGTGAAGAATTGCTCAATAATGTTACAAACTTTTTTAACACTACTGTTGGCTTGAATTTCAATAATTCTCAAGCTACAGGTTTCATTAGCCAGGTTTTAACTAATCTCATTTATCTGGTGGATATATTGGCCAGTTTAGTATTTTTAGTTGGTATTTTTGGAATAACTTATGCTATGGATATGAATCTTGTGGAAAGACGAAGAGAAATAGCTCTACTAAAATTAATGGGATTTACTACCTTTCAAGTTGCTGCGACCCATTTATTAGAAGCAGCTTTATTGGGGCTTTTAGGTGCAGTGGTGGGAACTATTCTGGGGTCACTAGTTATTTTTGCAGCCACTAATTTTGTTAAAATAATTTCTATTTCCGTTATTTTGCCATGGTGGCTACCTATATTAGTTATTATACTCACGGTCATTTTAAGTGCCCTAATTGCTTTATTTTCAGTCTGGTTCCATACTAAAAACGATCCAAACGAGGTTTTAAGACATGGATAG
- a CDS encoding DUF2769 domain-containing protein, whose translation MDDKLSNVPNTPENRDKCLCPGCPAYNACMESKKEILYCSTGATSCKLEKWGCHCPRCPVQLEYKMVGLFYCEKGAFKID comes from the coding sequence ATGGATGATAAATTATCTAATGTTCCAAATACTCCTGAAAATAGAGATAAATGCCTATGTCCAGGATGTCCTGCATACAATGCATGCATGGAAAGTAAAAAAGAAATTTTGTATTGTAGTACTGGAGCGACCAGTTGTAAACTTGAAAAATGGGGTTGTCATTGCCCTCGCTGCCCAGTACAGCTAGAATATAAAATGGTTGGTCTCTTTTACTGTGAGAAAGGTGCTTTTAAAATTGATTGA